The Streptomyces sp. NBC_01275 genome has a segment encoding these proteins:
- a CDS encoding MFS transporter, which yields MPISEAIRDRARLRVRPASRAERTLRLPSAARVVVGGELLSSIGSGTTVPFLLVYLHDACHTPIGVVSLLLVVRAVMALAGATLGGALCDRIGSKAVVVTALVVTAVCAVGMAAATSPLPGAAAVLAHTAGYTVLAPALDAMLAQAAPGPLRQAAFAWRNTAVNLGGALGAAAASLTLVVLGTGSGLKLLYVLDAFSFAGFALLVAVRVTSSTQPADSLEKEPATARTASQGGRYATVAADPVLRRICLLVAFTVATGFAQLQIGLPTLATAAGAQAELGWMFAAFMVTSAILQIPVQRRLPGRSRAGVLAAALMCMALAWTVISVSRPSPVILAAAAAVLAVGGTLFSPVPPTLVNDIAPPALLGRYNGAHMLAWTGGFAIGAAATSALLAAGALSALFPLCAAALALTAGHLWYRRGRFLPAPLMHIPVAVPPHPVPKESAS from the coding sequence TGCCGATATCCGAAGCGATCCGTGATCGTGCCCGCCTCCGAGTCCGGCCCGCGTCCCGCGCCGAAAGAACACTCCGTCTTCCCTCGGCGGCACGGGTCGTAGTGGGCGGGGAACTGCTGTCCAGCATCGGGTCGGGTACCACCGTCCCGTTTCTCCTGGTCTATCTGCACGACGCATGCCACACCCCGATTGGAGTCGTCAGCCTGCTGCTCGTCGTACGGGCCGTCATGGCGCTGGCCGGTGCCACCCTCGGGGGCGCCCTGTGCGACCGGATCGGGTCGAAGGCGGTCGTCGTCACGGCCCTGGTAGTGACCGCGGTGTGCGCGGTGGGGATGGCAGCCGCCACCAGTCCGCTGCCAGGTGCCGCAGCGGTGCTCGCCCACACCGCCGGCTACACCGTACTGGCCCCAGCTCTGGACGCGATGCTGGCCCAGGCGGCACCAGGCCCTCTCCGCCAGGCGGCATTCGCCTGGCGCAACACGGCCGTCAACCTCGGGGGCGCTCTGGGCGCCGCAGCCGCCTCGCTCACGCTCGTCGTGCTGGGCACCGGCAGCGGACTGAAACTGCTGTACGTCCTGGACGCCTTCTCCTTCGCCGGATTCGCCCTGCTCGTCGCTGTGCGGGTCACCTCCTCAACCCAGCCCGCGGACTCGCTGGAGAAGGAGCCGGCCACCGCCAGGACCGCGAGTCAAGGCGGCAGGTACGCCACAGTGGCGGCGGACCCGGTTCTGCGTCGGATATGCCTTCTGGTGGCCTTCACCGTCGCCACCGGATTCGCCCAGCTGCAGATCGGGCTTCCCACCCTTGCCACCGCCGCCGGTGCGCAGGCCGAACTGGGCTGGATGTTCGCCGCATTCATGGTCACCAGCGCAATCCTGCAGATTCCCGTCCAGCGTCGGCTGCCCGGACGGAGCCGGGCCGGCGTCCTGGCCGCCGCACTCATGTGCATGGCCCTCGCCTGGACCGTCATCTCCGTTTCCCGCCCCTCACCGGTTATCCTCGCCGCCGCGGCGGCGGTCCTCGCCGTGGGCGGAACCCTGTTCAGCCCGGTGCCGCCCACTCTCGTCAACGACATCGCTCCGCCTGCGTTGCTCGGACGCTACAACGGCGCCCACATGCTCGCCTGGACCGGCGGCTTCGCCATCGGCGCCGCCGCCACCAGCGCCTTGCTCGCCGCCGGCGCTCTCTCCGCTCTCTTCCCCCTCTGCGCCGCCGCCCTAGCGCTCACCGCAGGTCACCTCTGGTACCGCAGAGGCCGCTTCTTGCCGGCACCGCTCATGCACATTCCGGTCGCCGTGCCGCCGCACCCCGTGCCGAAGGAATCAGCGTCATGA
- a CDS encoding threonine/serine dehydratase has protein sequence MTLVTLNDLHTARQRLEPVVSRTSLLRAPWASCGHRSLFLKPENLQITGSFKIRGAYNRLSRMSESQKTRGVIARSSGNHGKALAYAARQDGVKATIVMPSTAAKVKIDGVREYGADVRFASPEECPALTEQLAAEHGYVIVPPFDDLDIIAGQGTVGLDISDEAVAAGLDIGTVLVPVSGGGLISGVAAALKLTRPGIRVVGVEPELAADAGESLRAGRRVTWPTERVSRTMADGLRMTTVGEHTFEHMRVFVDDIITVTEEEICSSVALLARRAGMIVEPSGAVTTAAYLYHERDLPAAGGHVAVISGGNVDPDLFELLRKEAPLPFQACRRRSKAEDEAEH, from the coding sequence ATGACTCTCGTCACGCTCAACGACCTGCACACAGCCCGTCAACGCCTGGAGCCAGTGGTCTCCCGTACGTCGCTGCTCAGGGCTCCATGGGCCTCCTGCGGACATCGGTCTCTCTTTCTGAAACCAGAAAACCTGCAGATCACCGGCTCGTTCAAAATACGTGGCGCATACAATCGACTGTCGCGGATGTCCGAGTCGCAGAAGACCCGCGGCGTCATTGCACGATCGAGCGGGAACCACGGCAAAGCACTTGCCTACGCGGCCCGGCAGGACGGCGTGAAAGCAACGATCGTCATGCCCTCCACGGCCGCCAAGGTGAAAATCGACGGGGTCCGGGAGTACGGAGCCGATGTGCGCTTCGCTTCCCCCGAAGAATGCCCAGCCCTCACTGAGCAGTTGGCCGCGGAACACGGCTATGTGATCGTGCCCCCCTTCGACGACCTGGACATCATCGCGGGCCAGGGAACGGTCGGCCTCGACATATCCGACGAAGCGGTGGCTGCGGGACTCGACATCGGCACGGTGCTGGTGCCCGTCAGCGGAGGCGGCCTGATCTCAGGTGTCGCCGCTGCACTGAAGCTCACACGCCCCGGTATACGGGTAGTGGGCGTCGAGCCGGAGCTGGCGGCGGACGCCGGAGAAAGCCTGCGCGCCGGACGGCGCGTGACCTGGCCGACTGAGCGTGTCAGCCGGACCATGGCCGACGGCTTGCGCATGACGACCGTGGGGGAGCACACCTTCGAGCACATGCGCGTTTTCGTCGACGACATCATCACCGTCACCGAAGAGGAGATCTGCTCGAGCGTGGCCCTTCTGGCGCGGCGTGCGGGCATGATCGTCGAGCCGTCCGGGGCGGTCACCACGGCGGCGTACCTGTACCACGAGCGCGACCTCCCCGCTGCCGGGGGGCACGTGGCGGTGATCAGTGGAGGGAACGTCGATCCCGACCTGTTCGAACTGCTGCGTAAAGAAGCCCCGTTGCCCTTCCAGGCCTGCCGCAGGCGAAGCAAGGCCGAGGACGAAGCGGAGCACTGA
- a CDS encoding ATP-binding protein, producing the protein MTCTAPPTAARTTEDTFALAATGPSTPARTAGAWGLSLQCGPPAPATARREARRVMHDWGADEETVDDALLVVSELVTNAVQYAEPPVAVSLCFFDDRAILVAVTDGGPRTEDQYDDRPADEHGRGTFIVDAVAVGAGDVTGQDGRVSHWAVVGPSAL; encoded by the coding sequence ATGACTTGCACCGCACCTCCCACTGCCGCCAGGACGACAGAAGACACCTTTGCCCTCGCCGCGACCGGACCTTCCACGCCGGCTCGGACCGCCGGCGCGTGGGGGCTGTCGCTGCAGTGCGGTCCGCCGGCGCCCGCGACCGCCCGCCGCGAGGCCCGCAGGGTGATGCACGACTGGGGAGCCGACGAGGAAACCGTGGACGACGCCCTGCTGGTCGTCTCGGAGCTCGTGACCAACGCGGTGCAGTATGCCGAGCCGCCCGTCGCCGTGTCCCTGTGCTTCTTCGACGACCGGGCGATCCTGGTCGCGGTCACCGACGGCGGCCCCCGCACAGAGGACCAGTACGACGACCGCCCCGCCGACGAGCACGGGCGCGGCACCTTCATCGTGGACGCTGTGGCCGTAGGCGCCGGCGACGTCACCGGGCAGGACGGGCGGGTCAGCCACTGGGCAGTCGTAGGGCCCTCAGCGCTGTGA
- a CDS encoding LuxR C-terminal-related transcriptional regulator, with product MQGWADRWPLIGRQPFMDSFARDLSDGHTRGWMICGPAGVGKTRLADEFLELATAQSGRRTARAVAGKAAGQVPLSAIAHLLPPDVDLADPVSGFRAVARTMAAEPGKPTVVFVDDMHHLDSSSAVLLGQLLDSQVIVLVGTARTGEPVSDAVEALLRRGDRVRRIDLSHMDRTQVEALVQRVLGGLVGRRTLHALYTASGGNVLFLKELVLGAVESGTLSLNGEVWEMPDHRLAVTPHLNDLITAKIAATPPAALPLLQALALCGPLAVTDAASLIDRAHLAEVESSGIIQVTAHGRRITVALSHPLYSEVIAAGISPLQRYDLGLRLAERLETHGLRRRDDALHVASWRLAAIGTADPALLVQAAAIAMNANDSEQVIQLLTAIKPDQHTLETRILLGRVLTYTGRLERAEAVLAEADAHARDDQEKITAVTARSMNLFWSSPRLDQALSVCADARTVLRSRTAKQQLHFMEGAMQAVSGLPEAGLQLLDSLPGAPHQESPDIWLLAATAKAVGLAVVGRVAQARALAEHGHSMHQAIGGGTLLPHPAIQLAPLALALSEAGLISEARETCLSAFDTLQDSPSPLARQWLAYFIARTEWLAGHPSSARRWYAEAAAIARTHQHTRTTRLYVSGLIACAALAGDMDTAESLLPELEQYAPSGFMAGEETLGTAWLHAAQGKLSRARDVLRTAAGDARRTGHILSEVLLLTDIARLGDAPSVQHRLTELATQCDGALTHTRARLATALADNDPGRLMECSHAFQQMGSPILAAEASAASAGAWTHQGDPRKATADATRAAALAAQCEDARTPLLSTLGTPSVRLTKREQEIALMAAAGNSSKTISQHLTLSVRTVDNHLQHIYLKLGVRTRADLAKALEYEAGRQQKSPGS from the coding sequence ATGCAGGGCTGGGCAGACAGATGGCCGCTCATCGGGCGACAGCCATTCATGGATTCCTTCGCCCGGGACCTGTCCGACGGACACACCCGGGGCTGGATGATCTGCGGGCCGGCGGGAGTGGGTAAGACCCGCCTGGCTGATGAGTTTCTGGAACTGGCAACCGCCCAGAGCGGACGACGCACTGCGAGGGCCGTAGCCGGCAAGGCTGCCGGGCAGGTACCCCTCAGCGCGATCGCCCACCTGCTGCCCCCGGACGTCGACCTGGCAGACCCGGTCAGCGGCTTCCGAGCCGTCGCCCGGACCATGGCCGCAGAGCCAGGCAAGCCCACCGTGGTCTTCGTCGACGACATGCACCATCTGGACAGCTCATCAGCCGTCCTGCTCGGCCAGCTCCTGGACTCCCAAGTCATCGTCCTGGTCGGCACCGCCCGCACTGGTGAACCAGTCAGTGACGCTGTCGAGGCCCTACTGCGACGCGGGGACCGCGTCCGCCGCATCGACCTGTCCCACATGGACCGCACCCAGGTCGAGGCACTCGTCCAACGCGTCCTCGGCGGCCTCGTCGGCCGCCGCACCCTGCACGCGCTGTACACCGCAAGCGGTGGAAACGTCCTCTTCCTGAAGGAACTCGTCCTGGGAGCCGTCGAATCAGGCACCCTCAGCCTCAACGGCGAAGTCTGGGAAATGCCCGATCACCGGCTTGCCGTCACCCCTCACCTCAACGACCTGATCACCGCCAAGATCGCGGCGACCCCGCCCGCAGCGCTCCCGCTCCTGCAAGCCCTTGCCCTCTGCGGCCCCCTGGCCGTGACCGACGCCGCCTCTCTCATCGACCGGGCCCACCTGGCCGAAGTCGAGAGCTCGGGCATCATCCAGGTCACCGCACACGGCCGAAGAATCACCGTCGCGCTGTCTCACCCCCTGTACAGCGAGGTCATAGCCGCCGGTATCTCACCCCTCCAGCGCTACGACCTTGGTCTTCGTCTGGCCGAGCGTCTCGAAACCCACGGACTCAGACGCCGCGACGACGCCCTGCACGTCGCTTCCTGGCGACTGGCGGCCATCGGCACCGCCGATCCCGCCCTCCTGGTCCAGGCCGCCGCCATCGCGATGAACGCCAACGACAGCGAACAGGTCATCCAGCTGCTCACCGCGATCAAGCCGGACCAGCACACGCTGGAGACCCGGATCCTGCTGGGCAGAGTGCTGACGTACACCGGCCGCCTGGAGCGCGCCGAAGCGGTCCTCGCCGAGGCCGACGCCCACGCCCGCGACGATCAGGAGAAGATCACCGCAGTCACCGCCCGGAGCATGAACCTGTTCTGGTCCAGCCCACGACTCGACCAGGCACTCTCCGTGTGCGCCGATGCCCGCACAGTGCTGCGAAGCCGGACGGCGAAGCAACAGCTGCATTTCATGGAAGGAGCCATGCAGGCAGTCTCCGGGCTGCCCGAGGCCGGGCTCCAACTGCTCGACAGCCTCCCCGGAGCCCCGCATCAGGAGAGCCCTGACATCTGGCTGCTGGCGGCGACGGCGAAAGCCGTGGGTCTGGCCGTTGTCGGCCGCGTGGCACAGGCCAGGGCACTGGCCGAGCACGGGCACAGCATGCACCAGGCGATCGGTGGAGGAACGCTTCTTCCGCATCCCGCGATCCAACTGGCGCCGCTCGCGCTGGCGCTCTCGGAGGCCGGTCTGATCAGCGAGGCCCGCGAGACCTGCCTGAGCGCTTTCGACACGCTTCAGGATTCGCCCTCCCCTCTCGCCCGCCAGTGGCTCGCCTACTTCATCGCACGAACGGAGTGGCTGGCCGGGCATCCCTCCAGTGCCCGCCGCTGGTATGCGGAAGCCGCCGCCATCGCACGTACGCACCAGCACACCAGGACCACCAGGCTCTACGTATCGGGTTTGATCGCCTGCGCGGCACTGGCCGGCGACATGGACACGGCCGAGTCCCTGCTCCCGGAACTCGAACAATACGCACCGAGCGGGTTCATGGCCGGCGAGGAGACTCTCGGCACTGCCTGGCTGCACGCGGCCCAAGGCAAGCTCAGCCGCGCCCGCGACGTCCTGCGCACTGCGGCCGGCGACGCTCGTCGCACCGGCCACATCCTGTCCGAGGTCCTTCTGCTCACCGACATCGCACGCCTCGGTGACGCCCCGAGCGTCCAGCACCGCCTCACCGAACTCGCGACCCAGTGCGACGGAGCCCTCACCCACACCCGCGCACGGTTGGCAACCGCCCTCGCCGACAACGACCCCGGCCGCCTCATGGAGTGCTCACACGCTTTCCAGCAGATGGGATCGCCCATCCTCGCCGCTGAAGCATCAGCCGCATCAGCCGGCGCCTGGACACACCAGGGTGACCCCCGCAAAGCCACCGCCGACGCCACTCGGGCCGCAGCCCTCGCGGCCCAGTGCGAAGACGCCCGGACCCCGCTCCTGTCCACGCTCGGCACCCCCTCCGTCCGCCTGACCAAACGCGAACAAGAGATCGCCCTGATGGCCGCCGCCGGGAATTCCAGCAAAACGATTTCCCAACACCTCACACTTTCTGTCCGAACTGTCGACAACCACCTCCAGCACATTTATCTCAAACTCGGCGTACGCACCCGGGCCGACCTCGCAAAAGCCCTTGAATATGAAGCGGGCCGCCAACAAAAATCACCTGGATCGTGA
- a CDS encoding tetratricopeptide repeat protein — translation MTPPRESEPAEAALRAAVARRHDPAERLGAQVALARLWRERGDYRRAGVLLAFTLDAAEHTYGADCPDVAAVCNEWGVLGKYTGHFDRSQALYLRALAICENTYGSDHDTVATLCHNLGGLAHARGAHHEGEPWAARSVSIRTRLHGPDHLLVAADRAAWAALLDGCGRPCDAETQLRAALAVLQRVHGAEHYEIAVITHNLAALEHRRGNHTAAIDGYTRALTLKARLLGDSHPDLATTLVNLATAHRQRGGLDQAAVHYTRAIAVLTPHVTCEHPALSAARRGLALSRTEGTHERHG, via the coding sequence ATGACTCCACCCCGGGAATCCGAGCCGGCCGAAGCCGCCCTGCGGGCCGCCGTCGCCCGCCGCCACGATCCCGCAGAGCGCCTGGGCGCCCAGGTCGCACTTGCCCGCCTCTGGCGTGAGCGCGGGGACTACCGACGAGCCGGAGTCCTGCTGGCCTTTACTCTCGACGCCGCGGAACACACCTACGGCGCCGACTGCCCGGATGTGGCCGCGGTGTGCAACGAGTGGGGCGTACTGGGTAAGTACACCGGCCACTTCGACCGGTCCCAGGCCCTCTATCTGCGGGCTCTGGCCATCTGCGAGAACACCTACGGCAGTGACCACGACACCGTCGCGACCCTCTGCCACAACCTGGGCGGCCTGGCCCACGCCCGCGGCGCCCACCACGAGGGCGAGCCCTGGGCCGCCCGCTCGGTGAGCATCCGCACCCGTCTGCACGGTCCCGACCACCTGCTCGTCGCGGCCGACCGGGCTGCCTGGGCCGCTCTCCTGGACGGTTGCGGCCGCCCCTGCGATGCGGAAACCCAATTGCGCGCTGCCCTCGCCGTCTTGCAGCGCGTCCACGGCGCCGAGCACTACGAGATTGCCGTCATCACACACAACCTCGCCGCCCTCGAGCACCGGCGCGGCAACCACACCGCCGCCATCGATGGCTACACCCGAGCCCTCACCCTCAAAGCACGCCTCCTGGGCGACTCCCACCCCGACCTGGCCACCACACTGGTCAATCTCGCCACCGCCCACCGCCAACGCGGCGGACTCGACCAAGCCGCTGTGCACTACACCCGGGCCATCGCGGTCCTCACCCCGCACGTCACCTGCGAACACCCCGCTCTGTCAGCCGCCCGGCGCGGTCTCGCCTTGTCCCGTACGGAAGGTACGCATGAACGGCATGGATGA